Below is a genomic region from Halostella litorea.
CGGCAACCTCGTCAGCGGCGCGTTCATCGTCACGGACCCGAAGTTCAACATCGGCGACTGGATCCGGTGGAAGGACCGTGAGGGCGTCATCCACGACATCTCCTTTCGCGCGACGCGGGTCCGGACGTTCGACAACGAGACCGTCACGGTGCCGAACTCGGAACTGACGACGACTGCGGTGACGAACCCGGTGCTCAACGACCGGCTCCGGATACGGGTGCCCGTCGAAGTCGCCTACGAGGACGACATAGACGCGGTATCGGACGCGCTGACGGAGACGGCGGCCTCGCACCCAGAGACCCTCGACCGGCCCGCGCCCTCCGTCCGGCTGACGGAGTTCGCGGACGACGGCGCGGTGCTTTCGGTGCGGGCGTGGATCGCCGACCCCGCCCGCGCCGACTTCGTGCGCGTCCGCTCGGAACTGGCCACGCGGATCGTCGCCCGGCTCGACGACCACGAGGCACAGATCGGCCCGCCGGCGGGGCGGGAGCTGTCCGGTGCAGTTTCGGTGGATACGGACGAAGGGCGCGGCAGGGAGTGACCCCCGGCCGGAGGGACGTGGCGCGCTCAGCGCGCCGGCGCGCCGGCCTCCGGGGCCGCCGCCACGGGCTCGGCGAGCGCGTACACCGTGTTGTGGCCCGTCACCTCGACATCGACGAAGTCGCCGACCTCGAACTCGTAGTCGGAGGCGTTCTGGACGATGATCTGGCGGTACGCGGCGTCCCGGCACTTCACCGAGTCGCCGGTCCCCTCCTCGGCGACGAGCACCTCGCGGGTCGTGCCGACGAGTTCGTCGTACGCCTCGGCGACGATGTCGCGCTTGAGTTCGGACATCTCCTTCGAGCGGTCCTTCTTCGTCTGCCCGCCCAGCCCCTTCATGTCGGCGGCGTCCGTGCCGGGGCGCTTGGAGAAGCGGGTGACGTTGACCTTCTCCGGGCGGGTCTCGCGGAACAGCGCCATGCTCCGCTCGTGGTCGCGCTCGGTTTCGGTCGGGAAGCCGACGACGAAGTCGGTCGACAGCGTCCAGTGGTCGAGATAGTCGTCGAACGTCTCGACGACCTCGACGAACTCCGAGACCTGGTGCTGGCGGCGCATGTCGCCGAGCACGTCGTTCGAGCCGCTCTGGACCGGAGCGTGGATGAAGTTGTACAGCTTCTCGTTGTCGGCGAAGACGGCGGCGAGTTCCTCGCGGATGCCGTGGACCCCCTTCGGGTTCGCCATGCCGACCCGGACGCGGAAGTCGCCCTCGATGTCGCAGATCCGGTCCAGCAGGACGTGCAGCTTTCGCTCGCCGTCGTCCCAGCCGTACACGCCGGTGTCCTGGCCGGTGACGCGGATCTCCTTCGCGCCCGCGTGGACCAGCGCGCGGGCCTTCTCGACGTTCTCCGCGACGGGCGGCGAATCTATCTTCCCCGTCGCCTGCTTGGTGATGCAGTACGAGCAGTCGCTCATGCAGCCCCGGGCGATGGGGAGGATGCCGACGACGCCGTCCAGCACCGGCTCCGTACCGCCGACGGGCGTCGGGCACTCGCCGTTGCGCACCGCGGTCGGCACGTCGTCCCAGTGGAGCACCCGGGCGTCGATACCCGCCTGCTCGAACTCCTCGCCCTGGGCCAGCGCCATGCAGCCGGTGACGATGAGGTCGGCCGACGCGTCCGCCAGTTCGCGGGCCCGGCGGAGCATGTTCCGCTCGGTCTTCTCGACGACGGTGCAGGTGTTCATGATGGCGACGTCCGCCGCCTCGACGCCGTCGACCGGTTTGTGGCCCGCGTCCCGGAGCTTCCGCTCTATCTCGCGGCTCTCGCCGCGGTTCGACGTGCAGCCGTACGTCTCGATGTGGTAGCGGGCCATACGCTTGTCCCACGTTGCGCCCGGGCGGGCAAAAGCACGACGGATCGGGGAGACCCCCGACGCGGCCGGACGAGCCCCCACCGCTGCCCGCCGGACCGATCCCTGGGCGTCGCGCCCCGACGACGTCTTCAGAGCGAGAAGCTAGTCGGTGGAGTTATCATTGCGTATCGACGTTATAGTATACATATGGGAAAGCGAAAAACAGTCTGGTTCGCTGTCGCCTTAGCAGCCCTCCTCGTGACGAGTTCCGTGGGGGCGGTCGCGATGGGGCCGAACGGCAGCGCCGCAAGCACGGCACAGGAAGAGGAGACGACCGATACGGCCGACGAGGTGTACGTCGACGGGAACGGCGATGCCGTCCTCGTGTATCGTAACAGTTCGGAGGACTCGTCGACGAACGGCCACCTGGGCGCGGACCTCTCCGAAGGGCTGTTCTACGTGTTCCTCAACGACACGATCGAGGAGCCGCCCGAGGAGAACTTCGCCGGGAACGCGACGTTCATCCTCGACCCCGAGTCGGTCAGCGCCTCCGGCGCGTTCTCGATGACCCAGCCCGAGTCGATCGAGGACCTGGCGTTCGACGCGTCCCTGACCCAGACCCGGGAGACATCCGCCGGCTCAATGTCGCTGGACGCCACGTTCGTCGACCAGTCGAGTTCGAGCACCGGCGCGTCGACGTACGGCGAGGTGTCGACCGAGGGGACGATGACCACGACCGCGTCCTCGTTCCACACGGACGGCACCGTGACGGTGACCCCGACCGACGGCCAGTCGCTCCCGAGTAGCTCGCAGATGTCCCAGGAGTTCTCCATCCAGGAGACCGACGACGGCTACACGCTCTCCGCGGCCCAGGACTACGTCGTCGGGTCCTACACCGCCGACCGCTGGAACACCCGCGAGAACGCGACGAGGTCCCTCGAAGCGCAGTTCGAGGGCGTCGCACAGCAGCTCGACGGCGACGCGCAGGTCACCGTCGACTCCTACTCGTACGACGACGCCGAGAACCGCCTCGACATCGAGTACACCGTCGAGTTCACCGGCGTCGACGAGGCCGTCTCCGAGCAGCTCGCAACGTCGCTGTCCTCGGCGCGCGACCTCGACCTCTCCGAGAGCGAGGCCAGGGACCTCGCCGACCGCATCCAGTCGGTCGAGCTGAGCGAACTGTCGGCGTCCGTCGACGTGCAGTCCGACGGCGCGACGGTGAACTGGAACGTCCGGCTGGACGAGTACGACGAGGCCGCCCGCGCGACGCTCGACATCCTCGAAGCGTCCGAGATGAACACGTCCCAGATGGACATCGACGCGGCCCGCAGTCGGCTGGACGCCCAGCAGGCCGCCGAGCTGCAACAGACCGTGACCTGGGACGGCACGGTGTCCGTGCCCGACGCACAGACCGCCACCGTCCAGTTCGAGGCCGAGTCCAGCACGGAGAACTGGCAGGCGTACGTGAGCGAACTCGAGGACCGCGGCGTCGAGTGGCAGGGCGACACCACCATGGAGATGCACGCGGAGACCCAAAACGGCGAACTGACCGCCAGCGGGTCGGCCACGTTCAGCCAGGAGGGGCTGCTCGACAACGCCATCGACAGCGCGCTCCAGAACGCCGAGGACAGCCCGGCCGCCGAGAACGAGCAGGCCCGCTCGTTCCTCCGCGCGTTCCAGCAGTCCGAGTTCGAGAAGGCGCGGATGGACGCGAGCGTCGGCGACGGCACCGTCACGTTCGAGGCCGGCGCGAGCTTCGAGAACGTCTCCGCGTTCCGCGACGTGATGAGCGAGGCGTACGGCGAGGACGTCGCCATCGAGAGCGCCGTCGCCACGATGGAGGACGGCGACTCCGTCACCTACGTCCGGATGCCCGGCGCGGTCGGCTCCGACGCGAGCGAGTCCGACGTGCGCGAACTGTCGATGGTCGGGGAGGACACCGAGGTCCACATGCCCGACGACTGGGACCCGGACGAGCGTGACTTCCCCCAGCCCGACAACGAGGAGGCACGCAACTACCTCGGCATCGAAAACGACGACAGCGGGAACGGCGACGACGGCGGCGACGACGACGACGAGTCGTCCTCGTCGCTGCCCGGCTTCGGTCCGGTCGTCGCGCTGGTCGCGCTCGCCGCGGTGGCGCTGATCGCCCGGCGGCGCGCCGCGTAGCGACGCCCCACCCTACTTTTCGAAGCTTTCGACGATAGCGACGCCGCTCGACGCGCCGATCCGCTCGGCGCCGGCGTCGAACATCGCCTTCGCCCGCTCGTAGTCGCCGACGCCGCCGCTGGCCTTGACGGGGAGGTACTCGCTCATCACCTCGACGTCCGCCACGCGCGCGCCGCCGTCGGCGAAGCCGGTCGACGTCTTCACGAAGTCGGCGTCGGCCTCGACGGCCGCCTCGCAGGCGCGCCGGAGTTCGGCCTCGTCCAGCAGCGTCGCCTCCACGATCACCTTCACCGGGACCGGAACGGCGGCGACGACCGCCGCCAGTTCCTCGCTGACGGCGTCGTCCTCGCCGGCCCGCAGTCGGCCGACGTTCAACACGACGTCAATCTCGTCGGCCCCGGCGTCCCAGACGGTCTCGGCCTCCGCCGCCTTGATCCCGGGGCCGTGCTGGCCGTGGGGGAAGCCGACGACCGTTGCGAGGGTCACGTCGGGGGCGTACTCGGCGGCCTCGCCGACGTAGCAGGGCGGGATGCAGGCGTTCATCCCGTACTCGTCGGCCTCGTCGAGCACGCGCCGGACGTCGGCGAGCGTCGTCTCCGGCCCCAGTACCGTGTGGTCGATGCGTTTCGCGAGCGTCTGGCGGTCCATACCCGGCCCTTTCCCGCTCGGCTAATAAGTCCCGTGCCAGCACCCCGGCGGCACCTGTCGGGTTGGATTCACCTCTCCTATCGGAAGATTTTCGGGGATGCCGGGAGGCCGAATTCGTATGGTCTTGCCGGAAGGGTTCGCGCTGCCGCCGCTGCCGTACCTCGTGGGGCTGGGGATCGGGCTCGCCGCGACCGTCGCGCTGCTCTGGGCGATCGACCCGCCCGTCAGCGACTGGACAGTCGTCGCGTTCGCGCCGTGGATGGCGACCGGCGCGGTCCTGCACGTCCTCTACCAGCAGGGGGCGTTCCCCGCGGTGCTCGAACCGCTGTTCAGCACGGGGGCGGTGTACGCCACGACCGCCGTCGTCGCCGGCCTCGTCTGGATCGTCGCGACGGTGCTGACCGCGATGCGCCGGAACGCCTCGACGGCGCGGCAGGTGGGGACGATCGGCACCGGCGTCGCGATCACCTTCACCATGTTCTCGCTGTACCTGGGCGCGCAGGCCGGGACGCTCGACCCGTTCTGGCCCGTCGTCGGCGCGGTCGCGGCCGGCGTCGTCGCCGCGGTCGCCTGGGTCCTGCTCAGCTTCGCCGTCACCGAGGCGGCCGCCGTCACCGCCAAGAGCGGCGCGCTGGTCGTGTTCGCCCACTCGCTCGACGGCGTCTCGACGGCCATCGGCGTCGACGTGCTCGGGGCGGGCGAGCGGACGCCCGTCTCGCGGGCCGTGCTCGACCTCGCCGGCCGGCTCCCGGTCGCCGACACGATCGGCGTGGGCTGGCTGTTCGTGCTCGTGAAGGTGGCGCTCGCCCTGCTCATCGTCTGGCTGTTCGAGGAGTACGTCCGCGACTCGCCGCGGCAGGGCCGGGTCCTGCTCGGGCTCGTGGCCGCGGTCGGCCTCGGCCCGGGGGTCCACAACCTCCTGCTGTTCGCCGTGTCGGGCTGAGCGCGGTTCGTGTAACTTCCCGGAGCAGTGTCGGACAAACAGTATCGGATAAATTATAATTGTCTGACGAAACTTTTTATTTGGGGACGTATCATCCCGAAGCGAGGTACCCGAGAGGGGGGAAACAATGAGTGGGGAACTATCCGACGCGGTATGCGACAGCACAGCCTTCACGCGTGGCGGTCCCGTTCACCGCCACCGCGCGGACGACGGCGAACGCCCGAGCGTCGCGGTGGCCCGGGCGCTCGCCGCCGCGCGGAACGAACCGCCGACGGCCACGTCGACGCGGCTGTACGACCACGTCGACCCGGACGCACTCGACGCGCTGTTCGACGACTGGGGGTCCGCCTGCGGCCTCACGAACGTCCGCCTGCGGATCGAGGAGTACACCGTCGAGGTGCGCGAGCACGGCGAGGTCGTCGTCCGCGAGTGAACCCCCGCGCGAAGCGCACGCTTTTTCTCGCCGACCCGTGAACGCTGGCACATGGCCAAACAGCCGCACCTGCTCGTCGAGGAGGGAGACCTGACGGACATCGCGCTCGTGCCGGGCGACCCCGGTCGGGTCGACCGGATCGCCGGCCTCTGTGACGACCACACGGTCGTCGCCGAGAACCGGGAGTACAAGGTCGTCAACGCGGAGTACGACGGCCGGGAACTGACGATCTGTTCGACCGGGATCGGCAGCCCCTCGGCCACCATCGCCGCCGAGGAACTCCACGCGGTCGGCGTCGAGACGCTGATCCGCGTCGGCACGACGGGCGCGCTCCAGTCGGGCATCGAGATCGGCGACATGGTCGTCGCCACCGGCGCGGCGAAGGACGAGGGGACCACGAAGCGCTACGAGAGCGTCACACTCCCGGCGGTGCCGGACTACGACGTCCTGACGTCGCTGGTCGACAGCGCCGAGGAGAACGACGAGGACGTCCACGTCGGCCCCGTCGCCACCGACGACGCGTTCTACGCCGAGACCGACGAGTACATCGAAAACTGGGAGGCGGCCGGCGTGCTGGCCGTCGAGATGGAGGCCGCCGCGCTGTTTACCCTCGCCCGGCGCAAGGGGATGCGCGCCGGCGCGATCTGTACCGTCGACGGCAACCTCGTCGAGGGGACCCAGAAGGGCGCGACCGAGGACGACGAACTCCCCGAGAAGGCGAAGAACAACGTCGAGCGCGCCATCCAGATCACGCTGGACGCGACGACCGAACTGTAAGCCGGGCGTGGGCGTGAGACGCGCCGGCCGTCCCGCCGCGGGTCCGACCCCCGAACCGTAGCCCCTCGCTTTTCCCGGTCGGCGTTGCCAGCGATCCCGTGAACGCCAGCCGCGGCTTCCTGCTCGCCCTCGTCGCCGCCCTCGGCGTCCTGGCGGCGCTGCTCGTTTTCCCCTTCCTCCAGTTCGTCCTGCTGGCGGCGTTGCTGGTGTACGTCCTTTACCCGCTCCACCGGCGGCTGGCTCCGCGGGTCGGCGACGGGCCGAGCGCCGCCGCGCTCGTGACACTGACGCTCGTCCTGATACTGGTGCCGGCCGCGCTGGTGTTGCGGTCGGTGCTCGACCAGGCGCGGATGCTGTACGAGGCGGTCCGCGAGGGCGACCTGACCGTCGCGTTCGCGGAGGACGTGCTCGCCGACGCCGTCGGCGTGCGGGTGGACCTGGCGTCGGCTGTCGGGGCCGTCCCGACGGAGGTCGGGTCGGCCGTGCTGGAGAACGCGCTCTCCGTGTTCGACCTGGTGACCCACGTCGTCGTCGGCCTCGGCGTCACGCTGTTCCTGCTGTACTACTTCCTGAAGGACGGCGCGGCGTTCGTCGCGTGGCTCCGCGAGGTGACGCCGCTCCCGCCGCGGGTGGTCGACGACCTGTTCGCGGCGACCGACTCGATCATGTGGGCGGTGCTCGCCGGCCACGTGTTCGTCGCCGCCGTCCAGGGCGGGATGGCCGGCGTCGGGCTGTTCCTGACCGGAATCCCCAACGCCCTGTTCTGGACCGTCGTGATGATGGTGCTGGCGCTGTTGCCGGTCGTCGGCGCGTTCCTCGTCTGGGGGCCGGCCGCGCTGTACCTGTTCGCGAACGGCGAGACCGTCCCGGCGGCCGCGCTCGCCGTCTACGGCACCGTGGTCGTCGGGATCACGGACGACTACCTCCGGCCGGTCGTCGTCGACCGCCGCGCGGACGTGAACCCGAGCGTCATCCTGCTCGGCATCGTCGGCGGACTCTACGTGTTCGGGACGATGGGCATCTTCTTCGGGCCGGTCGTGCTCGCGCTGTTGAAGGCGGCCGTCGACGTGTTCGCCGCGGAGTACGGGCGGCTGTAAGCCGTCGGCCAAATCCTTAACTCCCGGCGTCGACAGGTCGGACCATGCGCGACGCCGTTCGGACGCGCTGGCGCGCGCTCGTCCGTCGGCTCCGGCGGGTCGAGCGCCGCGAGGTCCGGTCGTTCCGCCGCTGGATCGAGCACACGGAGAACCTCGTCCGCGCCTCCGCGCTGGTCGCGGTGCCGCTGCTCATCGCGCTGGTCACCGCGCTGTCGAACGCCGTCCCGGGGCTGTCGTACCTCCTCTTCCCGCCGCTGGCGGCCGGGACGTACACGCTGTTTACCGACCCGGAGGGCGAGTACTCCTCGCCCCGGCGGTTCGTGCTGGGGCTGACGACCGGCGCGGCGAGCGGCTGGGTCGCGCTCGAACTCGTGGGCCTCGCGTTCGCCGAACCCGGCGGGCGGTTTCAGGTGAGCGCGGTCGGGGCCGCCCTCGCCGTGTTCCTCACCGGTCTGGCGACGTGGCTGTTGCGCGTCGAGGAGCCGTCGGCGTACGCCTGCGGCCTGCTCGTGTTGCTCATCGACGCCTCGCCGGCCGCGTACGTGGTGAG
It encodes:
- a CDS encoding mechanosensitive ion channel family protein, with translation MIRATPAVPVQVRLLDRFWTRYGELLAGIAEFVAWFLAAYAVGRYVVVPAIEGALDARGADPTYAGAAGRVARVGVLAVAVALAWSAAGFGGTVGGSAVIVAALTVALGIAARDVVGNLVSGAFIVTDPKFNIGDWIRWKDREGVIHDISFRATRVRTFDNETVTVPNSELTTTAVTNPVLNDRLRIRVPVEVAYEDDIDAVSDALTETAASHPETLDRPAPSVRLTEFADDGAVLSVRAWIADPARADFVRVRSELATRIVARLDDHEAQIGPPAGRELSGAVSVDTDEGRGRE
- a CDS encoding tRNA (N(6)-L-threonylcarbamoyladenosine(37)-C(2))-methylthiotransferase is translated as MARYHIETYGCTSNRGESREIERKLRDAGHKPVDGVEAADVAIMNTCTVVEKTERNMLRRARELADASADLIVTGCMALAQGEEFEQAGIDARVLHWDDVPTAVRNGECPTPVGGTEPVLDGVVGILPIARGCMSDCSYCITKQATGKIDSPPVAENVEKARALVHAGAKEIRVTGQDTGVYGWDDGERKLHVLLDRICDIEGDFRVRVGMANPKGVHGIREELAAVFADNEKLYNFIHAPVQSGSNDVLGDMRRQHQVSEFVEVVETFDDYLDHWTLSTDFVVGFPTETERDHERSMALFRETRPEKVNVTRFSKRPGTDAADMKGLGGQTKKDRSKEMSELKRDIVAEAYDELVGTTREVLVAEEGTGDSVKCRDAAYRQIIVQNASDYEFEVGDFVDVEVTGHNTVYALAEPVAAAPEAGAPAR
- a CDS encoding PGF-CTERM sorting domain-containing protein produces the protein MGKRKTVWFAVALAALLVTSSVGAVAMGPNGSAASTAQEEETTDTADEVYVDGNGDAVLVYRNSSEDSSTNGHLGADLSEGLFYVFLNDTIEEPPEENFAGNATFILDPESVSASGAFSMTQPESIEDLAFDASLTQTRETSAGSMSLDATFVDQSSSSTGASTYGEVSTEGTMTTTASSFHTDGTVTVTPTDGQSLPSSSQMSQEFSIQETDDGYTLSAAQDYVVGSYTADRWNTRENATRSLEAQFEGVAQQLDGDAQVTVDSYSYDDAENRLDIEYTVEFTGVDEAVSEQLATSLSSARDLDLSESEARDLADRIQSVELSELSASVDVQSDGATVNWNVRLDEYDEAARATLDILEASEMNTSQMDIDAARSRLDAQQAAELQQTVTWDGTVSVPDAQTATVQFEAESSTENWQAYVSELEDRGVEWQGDTTMEMHAETQNGELTASGSATFSQEGLLDNAIDSALQNAEDSPAAENEQARSFLRAFQQSEFEKARMDASVGDGTVTFEAGASFENVSAFRDVMSEAYGEDVAIESAVATMEDGDSVTYVRMPGAVGSDASESDVRELSMVGEDTEVHMPDDWDPDERDFPQPDNEEARNYLGIENDDSGNGDDGGDDDDESSSSLPGFGPVVALVALAAVALIARRRAA
- the deoC gene encoding deoxyribose-phosphate aldolase encodes the protein MDRQTLAKRIDHTVLGPETTLADVRRVLDEADEYGMNACIPPCYVGEAAEYAPDVTLATVVGFPHGQHGPGIKAAEAETVWDAGADEIDVVLNVGRLRAGEDDAVSEELAAVVAAVPVPVKVIVEATLLDEAELRRACEAAVEADADFVKTSTGFADGGARVADVEVMSEYLPVKASGGVGDYERAKAMFDAGAERIGASSGVAIVESFEK
- a CDS encoding DUF63 family protein, producing the protein MVLPEGFALPPLPYLVGLGIGLAATVALLWAIDPPVSDWTVVAFAPWMATGAVLHVLYQQGAFPAVLEPLFSTGAVYATTAVVAGLVWIVATVLTAMRRNASTARQVGTIGTGVAITFTMFSLYLGAQAGTLDPFWPVVGAVAAGVVAAVAWVLLSFAVTEAAAVTAKSGALVVFAHSLDGVSTAIGVDVLGAGERTPVSRAVLDLAGRLPVADTIGVGWLFVLVKVALALLIVWLFEEYVRDSPRQGRVLLGLVAAVGLGPGVHNLLLFAVSG
- a CDS encoding HalOD1 output domain-containing protein, with the protein product MSGELSDAVCDSTAFTRGGPVHRHRADDGERPSVAVARALAAARNEPPTATSTRLYDHVDPDALDALFDDWGSACGLTNVRLRIEEYTVEVREHGEVVVRE
- a CDS encoding nucleoside phosphorylase, producing MAKQPHLLVEEGDLTDIALVPGDPGRVDRIAGLCDDHTVVAENREYKVVNAEYDGRELTICSTGIGSPSATIAAEELHAVGVETLIRVGTTGALQSGIEIGDMVVATGAAKDEGTTKRYESVTLPAVPDYDVLTSLVDSAEENDEDVHVGPVATDDAFYAETDEYIENWEAAGVLAVEMEAAALFTLARRKGMRAGAICTVDGNLVEGTQKGATEDDELPEKAKNNVERAIQITLDATTEL
- a CDS encoding AI-2E family transporter; translation: MNASRGFLLALVAALGVLAALLVFPFLQFVLLAALLVYVLYPLHRRLAPRVGDGPSAAALVTLTLVLILVPAALVLRSVLDQARMLYEAVREGDLTVAFAEDVLADAVGVRVDLASAVGAVPTEVGSAVLENALSVFDLVTHVVVGLGVTLFLLYYFLKDGAAFVAWLREVTPLPPRVVDDLFAATDSIMWAVLAGHVFVAAVQGGMAGVGLFLTGIPNALFWTVVMMVLALLPVVGAFLVWGPAALYLFANGETVPAAALAVYGTVVVGITDDYLRPVVVDRRADVNPSVILLGIVGGLYVFGTMGIFFGPVVLALLKAAVDVFAAEYGRL